The Niallia alba genome includes a window with the following:
- a CDS encoding PP2C family serine/threonine-protein phosphatase produces MNELKDNNVHVLAYQTSKKGKTLCGDSFFYTSTDDYFVCVLADGLGSGEYANEASVAVTEIIKENHAKSVEELMELSNDVLVKKRGAAVCVFKINYASKTIVYSCVGNIRFFLYSPSGKLTYPLPVTGYLSGRPQHYHTQRFTFENHAKFLVFSDGFNIQGIKNLLKGYLPISSIADNIVGKYNNSDDDSTFILGSLL; encoded by the coding sequence ATGAACGAGTTGAAAGACAACAATGTTCATGTACTCGCCTATCAGACTAGCAAGAAAGGGAAAACCCTTTGTGGAGATAGCTTTTTTTATACATCAACGGATGATTACTTTGTTTGTGTATTAGCGGATGGTCTTGGCAGTGGCGAATACGCAAATGAAGCATCCGTTGCAGTTACTGAGATCATAAAAGAAAATCATGCGAAATCAGTAGAGGAATTAATGGAACTATCGAACGATGTTCTAGTAAAGAAAAGAGGAGCTGCTGTTTGTGTTTTCAAAATAAACTATGCTTCTAAGACCATTGTTTATAGCTGTGTAGGCAATATACGTTTTTTTCTGTATTCTCCTTCAGGTAAATTAACCTATCCACTCCCGGTAACGGGGTATTTATCTGGGAGACCTCAACATTATCATACACAACGTTTTACTTTTGAGAATCATGCCAAATTTCTTGTTTTTTCCGATGGGTTTAATATTCAAGGAATTAAAAACTTGCTAAAAGGATATTTACCGATTAGCTCCATAGCGGATAACATTGTTGGGAAATATAATAATTCAGACGATGATTCTACCTTTATTCTAGGAAGCTTGCTTTAA
- a CDS encoding Tex family protein, with protein sequence MEKVLEQQKGQDYLSIIAKEQNVSMKQVKSVITLIEDGNTVPFIARYRKEQTGALDEVQIKDIIDRYTYIQNLAQRKEEVIRLIEEQGKLTEELRKNITKAIKLQEVEDLYRPYKQKRRTKATIAKEKGLEPFAEWLLNRNQENSLEEEARKYISEEKDVLTIEDAINGAKDILAERISDDAESRKWIRNKTMLSGKIQSSSKNAEKDEKNIYEMYYEYEEPVNKIVPHRTLALNRGEKEDILKVAIIAPVDVIIEYLEEKWITNTRSPAASIIKEALEDGFKRLIQPSIEREIRNELTEKAEEQAIHIFSENLRNLLLQPPLKGKMVLGVDPAYRTGCKLAVVDETGKVLEIGVIYPHPPVSKTAEAKDKFQSILNRYNIEMVAVGNGTASRETEQFVAEMLKKQNKEIFYLIVNEAGASVYSASEIAREEFPDFQVEERSAVSIARRLQDPLAELVKIDPKSVGVGQYQHDVSQKKLAESLHFVVETAVNQVGVNVNTASSSLLQYVAGLSKAVANNIVKKREEEGKFSNRKQLKKIPRLGAKTYEQAIGFLRVLDGEEALDRTGIHPEHYDEVKKLLSKLGFKSQDIGTQALKEALTKVALKEIAQELNMGELTLKDIIDALVRPSRDPREDLPAPLLRKDVLKLEDLQTGMELQGTVRNVVDFGAFVDIGVKQDGLVHISKLSNKFVKHPLDIVSVGDVVTVWVDSVDHNKGRVALTMLSPKEEK encoded by the coding sequence ATGGAGAAGGTTTTGGAACAGCAAAAAGGGCAGGATTATTTATCTATTATTGCAAAAGAACAGAATGTTTCAATGAAACAGGTGAAAAGTGTTATTACATTAATAGAAGATGGGAATACCGTCCCTTTTATTGCTAGATACAGAAAAGAACAAACTGGGGCACTAGATGAGGTGCAGATTAAGGATATTATTGATCGTTATACATATATTCAAAACCTAGCACAAAGAAAAGAAGAAGTTATTCGGTTAATTGAGGAACAAGGAAAACTGACAGAAGAACTTCGCAAGAATATTACAAAGGCAATCAAGTTACAAGAAGTAGAAGACCTTTATCGTCCGTATAAGCAAAAGCGTCGAACAAAAGCAACTATTGCAAAGGAAAAAGGCTTAGAGCCATTTGCAGAATGGTTATTAAATAGGAATCAAGAAAACTCTTTGGAAGAGGAAGCGCGTAAATATATTTCTGAAGAAAAAGATGTACTAACAATCGAAGATGCGATAAATGGAGCGAAGGATATATTGGCAGAGCGCATATCGGATGACGCAGAGAGCAGAAAATGGATTAGAAACAAGACGATGCTTAGTGGGAAAATCCAATCTAGCTCTAAAAATGCTGAAAAAGACGAAAAAAATATTTATGAAATGTATTATGAGTATGAAGAACCGGTAAACAAGATTGTTCCTCATCGGACATTAGCTTTAAATAGAGGGGAAAAAGAAGATATCTTAAAAGTAGCGATTATTGCTCCTGTCGATGTGATAATAGAATATTTAGAGGAAAAATGGATAACAAATACTCGTTCGCCTGCAGCGAGCATTATAAAAGAGGCGTTAGAAGATGGTTTTAAACGTCTTATTCAGCCTTCTATCGAAAGAGAAATAAGAAATGAGCTAACAGAAAAGGCTGAAGAACAGGCAATACATATTTTCTCAGAAAATCTTAGAAATCTATTATTGCAACCACCATTAAAAGGGAAAATGGTTCTTGGTGTAGATCCAGCATATCGGACAGGCTGTAAATTAGCAGTAGTAGATGAAACAGGAAAAGTATTAGAAATTGGTGTAATTTATCCACATCCACCTGTATCAAAAACGGCAGAAGCAAAAGATAAATTTCAAAGCATTCTTAACCGCTATAATATAGAAATGGTTGCAGTCGGGAACGGAACAGCATCAAGGGAAACAGAACAATTTGTTGCAGAAATGCTAAAGAAACAAAATAAAGAGATCTTTTATTTAATTGTGAATGAAGCAGGTGCAAGTGTCTATTCTGCTTCAGAAATTGCTAGAGAAGAATTCCCGGATTTTCAAGTAGAAGAGAGAAGTGCGGTGTCAATTGCAAGAAGATTGCAAGATCCACTTGCTGAGTTAGTGAAAATTGACCCGAAATCTGTTGGTGTCGGTCAATATCAACATGATGTATCGCAAAAAAAATTAGCTGAATCATTGCACTTTGTCGTAGAGACCGCAGTTAACCAAGTAGGTGTTAATGTAAACACTGCATCTTCTTCCCTATTACAATATGTCGCTGGCCTTTCCAAAGCGGTTGCTAATAATATCGTGAAAAAACGAGAAGAAGAGGGCAAGTTTAGTAATCGTAAGCAATTAAAGAAGATACCACGTCTAGGAGCAAAAACATATGAACAAGCAATTGGCTTCTTGCGCGTCTTGGATGGAGAAGAGGCTCTAGATCGAACAGGTATCCACCCTGAGCATTATGATGAAGTGAAAAAACTCCTATCTAAGTTAGGATTTAAGTCACAGGATATTGGCACGCAAGCGTTAAAAGAAGCCTTGACGAAAGTAGCATTAAAGGAGATTGCCCAGGAACTTAATATGGGAGAATTAACATTAAAGGATATTATTGATGCATTAGTTCGTCCATCTCGTGATCCACGTGAAGATCTTCCCGCACCGCTATTACGTAAAGATGTATTGAAGCTAGAAGATTTGCAAACAGGAATGGAACTACAAGGTACGGTTAGAAATGTAGTCGATTTTGGAGCGTTTGTAGATATTGGAGTAAAACAAGATGGCTTAGTTCATATTTCTAAGCTGAGCAACAAGTTTGTTAAGCATCCACTTGATATAGTAAGTGTAGGGGATGTTGTTACAGTTTGGGTAGATAGCGTAGATCATAATAAGGGAAGAGTTGCACTTACGATGCTGAGCCCAAAAGAAGAAAAATAA
- the cmpA gene encoding cortex morphogenetic protein CmpA, with protein MPNWLQNQIKKAFYEKNSYQVKLLNQCWYYYCRKNTPS; from the coding sequence ATGCCTAATTGGTTACAAAACCAAATTAAAAAAGCTTTCTATGAAAAAAACAGCTATCAAGTAAAGCTATTGAATCAATGCTGGTATTACTATTGCCGTAAAAATACTCCTAGTTAA
- a CDS encoding SprT family protein, which produces MTNEELQRLVEDISWEYFKRKFEHEASFNPRLRTTGGRYLLSSHNIEINKTYYEMMGLDELIGIIKHELCHYHLHLLKRGYQHKDADFKSLLKRVGGPRYCSPLPAESKKGKSKKLLIYSCVSCKQKYTRRKRMDIKKYVCGKCRGRLILEEIIDVDRQS; this is translated from the coding sequence ATGACAAATGAAGAATTACAAAGGTTAGTGGAGGATATATCATGGGAATATTTTAAAAGGAAGTTTGAACACGAAGCATCTTTTAATCCCAGATTAAGAACCACTGGGGGAAGGTATTTATTAAGTTCGCATAATATTGAAATTAATAAAACGTATTATGAGATGATGGGATTGGATGAATTAATAGGGATCATTAAGCATGAATTATGCCATTATCATCTTCATTTATTAAAAAGAGGTTATCAGCATAAGGATGCAGACTTTAAGTCTCTTCTAAAAAGGGTAGGTGGTCCAAGATATTGTTCTCCCTTACCAGCTGAAAGTAAGAAAGGAAAATCAAAGAAATTACTTATTTATTCTTGTGTTTCTTGTAAACAGAAATATACGAGAAGAAAACGAATGGACATAAAAAAGTATGTTTGTGGGAAATGTAGAGGGAGATTAATATTAGAAGAAATAATAGATGTGGATAGACAATCTTAA